Below is a genomic region from Flammeovirgaceae bacterium SG7u.111.
ATTATTCACAACGGTTTGCCTTTCGTTTATCACCCTGATACCGCCCGTATTGGCTACATGGTTACCAAAAAAAGCATTGCTTTCAGCAAAGTTCCCATGCCCATGACGGAAAGTCAACGTGCCGGCGCACTCATAAAAAGTATTGCCTTTAAAAACATTTGCTCCTGATTTGTTGGAGATGATTTCATGCTCTCCGTTGCATCTGTCGAAATAATTATTAATTACTTGGGTTTTAGAATCTGAAAGAGAATAATGGCTTGTACCAATCCTCAATGTTTCCCCTCCATTTGCGCCAAGCACTTCCCTTGGACCAAAGTAATTATGGTCAATTTGATGGTTGTTTTCTCGGCTTTCCTCGCTATTTAACCTTACCGCCATCGTTACGCCCAAGTTTCCTTTACCTATTAAAGCATTATGGTCGAACCTGTTGTTCTTCCCATACACCCCAACCCACAGGTCATTGTCGTGCCTTTCGGGGTTCGAATAGTTTGCAATAACGGTTTGGGTAATGCGGCAGTTGTTCGCCAAGGTAGTTTTATTGATACGGAAGGAAATAACTTCTTTGGTGAGGGTAAATCCATTTGTAAAGTAAAATCCAGACAGTACAAGATGCTCTCCACCTAACTTCAAATTTGAGCTACCTGTGAACGTCAATTTGCCAGGGTTTTTAACCGCTACAACAATCGGGTTCTCATCCGTTCCTTTAGCTTCAATCACCATTTCCGCATCTTTCCATTCCCCATCAGCTAACCACAGCGTATCGCCTGGTTGGGCAAGTCCCAACTGTTTGTGCAACTCTTCTACCGAGCCAATCAGATACCCCTCGTTGGTCGGAGCTCCGCAGGCAATAAATACCAAGGCTAACAGAGTGAATTTAAAAAAGTGAGCAATTAATTTCATAGTTGTAAGGAAAAAAATGGATATAGGTGTATTTGATGATGACTTGTTTGAAATTTCAGTATAAAAAACTTGTAGAGACACTGGGATCGGCATAAACCAATCCCAGTGTTTTAATATTAATAACCAGGGTTTTGGGTCAATACCCCAAAACTCACATCAATTTCCCTTTGAGGAATTGGTAGCAACAATTTAGTTGGTGAGAAGGTAAAACCTTCCTGAGCGGCAAAAGCACTCATTACAGACTCCGCTTCGCCAAATCGCACCAAATCGTAGAGCCTGTGGTTTTCAAAAGCCAACTCTACCCTTCTTTCGTCGAGCAACATTTGTTGAGTAATAGTTCCACCCGCAGGAATAGTCGATAAACCTGCTCTATCCCTTATCATGTTGAAAGAAGCAATAGCATCAGCATCGCTTGTAGAAGCACCACCTGCCATAATCGCTTCCACGTGCATGAGGTACACATCCGCAAGGCGAAGCACTATCCAATCGTTTCCGCACAACCTTTTATCGGCTGATGAAGTGATGAACTTACCTACCTCAGCTTCATTATCAGGATTGTACAAGGTAGACATCCTCTTATCACTAGGGTCAACGAAGGCATCGAAATCATCCGTGATGTAGTTCAAACCAGCAGCTAAACCTGCTTGGGTAAACTCAAGAGAGAAATCTTGGCTTTCGTTAATATTGTCGTTCACATACTGTACAGTAAAGATAACCTCGCTATTAAGCTCGGTATAAAATACTTCGTTATAATCACCACCTAAAGAATATTCACCACTGGCCATTACTTCTTCTAGTAGGGGCAATGCTCCTGCATGGTCGCCTTGGGTTAATTTCACTTTAGCCAATAGCGTTTTTGCAGCACCAACAGTTGCTCTACCCTCTTCTATTGAAGATCTTCCTGGCAACAAGCTAGCCGCTTCTGTAAGATCAGTAGCTATCGCTGTCAATACCTGAGCTACATCCGCTTTCTTGAATGCCTCACTCTCACTAGGCAATACAACCTTTGTAACGAGGGGAACTGCACCAAAAGCTCTGGTTAGGTTGAAGTGGGCAAGAGCTCTTGCAAACTTCGCCTCACCTTCAAATTGCTTTTTAAGATCGGCATTATCCACTACTTCCAAGTTTTCCAACACTTTGTTGGCACGGAAAATCACATTGTACATTCCTGACCAATATAGTGATATAGCACCATTGGTTGGCAATACGTTCATATCCTCGAACTGAGCCCACTCACCTTCACTACTTTTAGTTTTAGTATTGTCTGAACGCATTTCAGTAAGGGCGAACTCACGTAGGTAAGCCGCTTGAAGACCATCATAGATTGCAACTACTGCAGCATCTATTTCAGCAGTATTGGTATAGAACCCGTTGTCCCCTATCGCTGAAATAGGTTTCAGCTCTAGCTGGTCTTGACAGGCTGTAGTCGCCCCAAGCCCTATCATTAAAATAAATAGTTTAATTATATTTTTCATGACTTAATTTCTTTTTTGTTAAAATTCCAAGTTCACACCAACAGACCAAGTTCTGTAGATAGGTGCAGCACCTCTTTGGTATCCGTAAGTCAATGGGCTATCAAGACCTTCGTTTATACCTTCAGGATTGTAGCCTCTGTAGTCGCTACCCATAATATAAAGCAAGTTTTGAGCTGCCACATATACCCTTGCCGAATTCATACCCACCTTATCAATAAGTTGGCTTGAAAACTTATAGCCTACGTTCAAGTTGCGGAGCGCTATATACGAAGCATCCATTACGATGTCATCAGTAAATATTCTCTGCTGAACTTGTGCTGCGTCTGGGAAGAAATTAGGATCATCTGAATCGGTGATATAATCTTGGTTTGAACTAAACTGATTGTTCACGTACTGAGGGTCCATATTCCTTACTTTTGCACCGTGTGAGCCTTGGAACATGAAGCTCATATCGAAGTTTTTGTAATTGAAATTGTTGGTGATCGACCAGATCAATTTCGGGAATGGTGAACCAAGGATAGTACGGTCATCAGTGTCTATCAGACCATCACCGTTCAAATCTTTCACATAAATATCTTGAGACTCCGCATTAATAGGGTAGAATGGGTTTTTCAGATAATTAAGGGGGATTTCTTTATCTACTACATACCCATAGAAAGATGCAACAGGCTGCCCAACTTCTGCTATCCACTCAGCTGGTCTTTTCGAATCTACTACTGAAATCAAACCTTCTGCACCTGCAAAATCGAGCAAGGTGTTTTTGTTGTTTGAAAGGTTACCAGTTGTAGTCCACTTGAAGTCACCAGAATTGATGTTAGTAGTGAATATTTCCATTTCCAAACCTTCGTTCTCTACTTTTCCTAGGTTAACTACTGCTTCGGTAAACCCTGTTGCAGATGGAATAGGTTGTTGGATTAGCAGATCATCACTTGTTCTATTGTAATATTCTATCGTGAACCTGAATCTATTATCTAAGAAACCGAAATCTATACCAGGGTTGAACTCAATTGATTTCTCCCATCTTAATTCTGGGTTAGAAAGCGTAGTTTGGTTGAAACCTCCATAGATGTTTCCATCTAATACGCTACCAATTGGCTCTACTTGACCGATGTGGGCATACCTTCCAATACCAGCATTGTTACCAGTCATACCATAACTAGCCCTTACTTTCAAATCACTCAGGATTGAGTTACCCATCAAGAAAGACTCTTCTGAAACCCTCCATCCAACAGAAACTGCCGGGAAGAAGCCGAACTTGTTATCGGGACCAAATTTAGAACTACCATCAGTTCTTGCACTTAAAGAAACAAGATACTTGTCTGCGTAAGCGTAGTTGACCCTGCCCAAATAAGAAACCAATGTTTCAGCATCTTCATAAGTATAGGCCCCAGTTACATTAGTGCTTGGAATAGTAGTTACATAATCAAAGTTGTATCCCGCTGCATCAATATCCGTTTCATTCACATTCCACGATTCAAAAGCAAAACCTGCAACAGCATTAATCGAATGGTTACCAATCTCCTTGTCATAAGTGAACATTTGTTCTGTTACTATGTGATACTGTGTTCTTTGAGCATCAGCTGCAGATGTTCCTCCAGATCCTCTTCTATCAGATAAGGTTCCTATGTAATCTCTGTTTCTTCTGAACTGCACATCTCCACCTATGGTAGACCTGAAGTTCAACCCTTTGGCTATCTTATACTTCAAATAAGCATTGGTGTAAATTTTTGTGCGATAAGTCAAGCGTTCTCTTTCCAATACTTTTGCTAGGGGGCTAGCATTGGATGTAGTGCTGATACTCGTTCCACCAGACTCAACAGGCTCTCCTGCTTCTAGGTCGTAATTGTCAAACATTCTTTCCCAAGCATAGTCACCTATTTCTGCTTCAGAGTATGCACCACTATCGCGCAACCTGTTTATGTACTCTTCGTTAGTTTCGTCGATGTACTGTGGCAACCATGGGGACTGGCGAATAGCATCATGAACTCCAATTGGGAACCTACGTTGCTTCGAATAAGAAGGGTTGACCCTCAGCCCAAAAGTAAGTCTTTTACCTAATTTAGTCTCGAGGTTCAATCTAAAGTTGATTTTCTCATAGCTATCGGTAAGCAATACTCCTTCATCAGAAAGGTAACTTCCAGAAAGA
It encodes:
- a CDS encoding RagB/SusD family nutrient uptake outer membrane protein, with translation MKNIIKLFILMIGLGATTACQDQLELKPISAIGDNGFYTNTAEIDAAVVAIYDGLQAAYLREFALTEMRSDNTKTKSSEGEWAQFEDMNVLPTNGAISLYWSGMYNVIFRANKVLENLEVVDNADLKKQFEGEAKFARALAHFNLTRAFGAVPLVTKVVLPSESEAFKKADVAQVLTAIATDLTEAASLLPGRSSIEEGRATVGAAKTLLAKVKLTQGDHAGALPLLEEVMASGEYSLGGDYNEVFYTELNSEVIFTVQYVNDNINESQDFSLEFTQAGLAAGLNYITDDFDAFVDPSDKRMSTLYNPDNEAEVGKFITSSADKRLCGNDWIVLRLADVYLMHVEAIMAGGASTSDADAIASFNMIRDRAGLSTIPAGGTITQQMLLDERRVELAFENHRLYDLVRFGEAESVMSAFAAQEGFTFSPTKLLLPIPQREIDVSFGVLTQNPGY
- a CDS encoding TonB-dependent receptor translates to MPTNLMRRLENRKYFLVAFAFILCFLVNDNTLFAQTSKTLIKGVVTSSDENEPLPGVSILVKGTSNGTTTNIDGEYNLEVPENATLVYSYIGFLDQEVVVSSQTTIDIVLELDVEQLDEVVVIGYGTQKKSHLTGAVSKVTNEKLDQIPLSRVDDALAGQVSGINIQMTNPAAGEAPTIRVRGNGSITSFPNPLVVVDGLVVDSDYLGSVDMNDVESVEVLKDAASAAIYGSRGANGVIMITTKKGKAGNTVFSYNGYVGVKAVPESDVLSSISDWNNYVRANNNGELIEKLEYIEQLGTETNWEEVMMDGGVIQSHSISARGGSENTKFSLSGSYLSDEGVLLTDSYEKINFRLNLETKLGKRLTFGLRVNPSYSKQRRFPIGVHDAIRQSPWLPQYIDETNEEYINRLRDSGAYSEAEIGDYAWERMFDNYDLEAGEPVESGGTSISTTSNASPLAKVLERERLTYRTKIYTNAYLKYKIAKGLNFRSTIGGDVQFRRNRDYIGTLSDRRGSGGTSAADAQRTQYHIVTEQMFTYDKEIGNHSINAVAGFAFESWNVNETDIDAAGYNFDYVTTIPSTNVTGAYTYEDAETLVSYLGRVNYAYADKYLVSLSARTDGSSKFGPDNKFGFFPAVSVGWRVSEESFLMGNSILSDLKVRASYGMTGNNAGIGRYAHIGQVEPIGSVLDGNIYGGFNQTTLSNPELRWEKSIEFNPGIDFGFLDNRFRFTIEYYNRTSDDLLIQQPIPSATGFTEAVVNLGKVENEGLEMEIFTTNINSGDFKWTTTGNLSNNKNTLLDFAGAEGLISVVDSKRPAEWIAEVGQPVASFYGYVVDKEIPLNYLKNPFYPINAESQDIYVKDLNGDGLIDTDDRTILGSPFPKLIWSITNNFNYKNFDMSFMFQGSHGAKVRNMDPQYVNNQFSSNQDYITDSDDPNFFPDAAQVQQRIFTDDIVMDASYIALRNLNVGYKFSSQLIDKVGMNSARVYVAAQNLLYIMGSDYRGYNPEGINEGLDSPLTYGYQRGAAPIYRTWSVGVNLEF